In Actinoplanes lobatus, the DNA window TGCGCCACAGCCACGACAAGCCGTCCCGCAGCGCTCCGGCGGGCCGGTCCTCAGCCGGGGACTCCGGCGGAGCCGGTTCCGGCGGAGCCAGGGACGCGGTGATCAGCGGCATGGCGGCGAGGGCGATCACGAAGGTGGCCGCATCGGCCAGCAGGGCCAGTCGGGTGCCACCGAGCGCGACGAGGCCACCGGCCAGCAGCGGCCCGGCCACATAGCCCGCGTTGCGGGTGCTCTCCAGAATCGAGTTGGCCCGTACCAGCGCCGGGCCGGGGAAGAGCCGGGGAACCAGCACCATGACGCACGTCTGCGCGATCGCACCGAGGGCGCCGAGCAGGACCGTCGCCCCGATGAGGAGATAGGACCGGTCGGCACCGGACGCCGCTACGGCGATCACTGCCTCGCCGGCCAGCGCGGCGGCGAGAAGCCCGTCCGAACGGTACCGCTCGGCGAGCCGGCCGATCCACGACGCGAACAGGATGCCGGGCAGCAACGAGGCGACGAACTGGGCCGACACGACGACCGTGGTCTGCGTCGCCGTGGCGCCGCGCAGCGCCAGTGCGACGGTGGCGATCTCGTCGCCGACGGTGCTGATCAGCAGAGCCACGAGGACGGCCGGCAACCGCCAGCCCCGCAGGCCCGGTACGACGGTCATGCGGTCACGTCCAGCGCCGCCCAGGACTGGAGCCGCACCAGAACGGCCAGCAGCACCGCCGGCGCCGCGCCGTCCAGGTCGACGGCCGCACCGCTGTCGAGTCGCCGCAGAGCCACCTCGATGGCGGGATCGTCGGCGACCCGCAGGACATGGCCCTGGGACGAGATCGCGAGACGGCCGTCGGCGAGTCTGCGGGACCGTAGGACGGCGCGGGTACGAAGCCGTACGGAAGCGCCCGCCGGGATCGCCCTGGGCTGGTCGGCGGGCCGGCCGACGTCGAGACCGGAGGAGGTGATGGACCGTGACCACTGATCCCACAGCAGATCCTCGGCCCGGGCCACGTCCGAACCGAGGACGGAGGTGAGCAGCCGTGCCGCGTCCGGCGGCACGGCCGGCGCGTCCGGCAGCGGGGCGAGACCGGCGCCGCCGGCGCCGTCCGCCAGCAGCCGGTCGACGACGGCCGCGACCCGGGACCGCACGTCCGAACGGGTGAAGAACGCGATGTTGACGTTCACCGAGACGTCGTCGGGCGACTCACCGACGTGCAACTGCGGCGAGGGGAAGTACGTCAGACCACCGGGTACGCCCACGAGCACCTCGGCGCTGTCGCGCGCGGCCGAGTAGTCGAGGGTCTTCTGCGGCACCTGGCCGGCGGCCTCGGCCGGCCAGGTGAGCAGCGTCTTACGTCCGCGCAACGTGAACCCGAAGTTGCCGGCGTGGTCGACGTGGACGCCGACGTTGGTCGAGGCGTACCGGCCGATGAAGGTGTCGATGTCGACGCGGCCGGCCGGCCGGCTCCCGGTGTGTTCGTAGACGTCGTCGGCGAGCGCCTTGGCACGGTCCCACAACGGCGCCGAGACCGCGTGCAGCCCGGAGACCGCCACGTTCCAGTCATGATCGCGCCAGCGCCCGTCGAGGCGGGAGAGGTACTCGTCGAGGGTTCGCTCCCCGTCGCGGGGCAGGAAGTCGAGCGTGTCGACCGGCTGCATGCGGCCGTCGATGTTGGCGACGAACCGGGGGAGCCCTCCGCTGGTCCGGCCGGTCCGGACCTGCTCGGCGGTGCGCAGCAGGGCGGAGAAGAGCTGATCCTCGGTCAACCCCAGGCGCAGCGCGGAAGTCTCCTGTGACAGGGGGCGGCGCTCCCAGTGGTCGGCCGCGAACGCCGTCCAGAAGGACGCGAGGTCCGCCGGCGCGGTGGCGGGTGCTGAGGTCACAGGTTACTCCTCGGGGGGATCTCGATGGTGTCTGAGGCCACGGTCAGGTCGCGGCCGGCACGCCGGCCAGGGCGGGCGCGAGCACCGCCGGGATGAGCACGTGATGAGCGACCAGCTCATGCAGGACGGTCTCCAGACGGGCGCCGGGAAGCCGGGTACGCCGACCCAGTTCCGCCTCGGTCGCGCCGTTGCGGGCGAGCATCCAGAGGGCGCGTCCCGCGGCGCCGACCCGTGCGGCCCGGCCGCGTTCCGGGGAGACCAGCACGCAGCCACCATCCGGCTGCACATCGGTCGTCGTATGCGGATGGGACGTGTACCAACGGACACCGTCCACCGGCGGCTCGCAGGTGGACGTGGTGAGAACCCCGCAGTCGAGCAGGCGCAGCAGCGCCGGGAGGACCGGAACGAGCCCGGGGTCCGCGGTCAGTTCGGCCACCGTGACGGGCGCCCGCAGGTGTTGCGCCCAGAGAGCCGGCAACGTCAGAACCGCGTCGGCGGCCGGCGCGTACACGTGGACGGTGGCGCCGTCGCCGGGCCGCACACCGATTCCGGTCGCCGGCGTGACGAGCGTGTCCGGGGTCAGTGACCAGGTTCGTGGCCGTGGCAGCGGCAGGGTGCGCTCGGGCATGGGAGCCTCACGCGCCGCCCAGAGAAAGGACCACTCCTCGGCGTCACCGATCCAGGTGGCCCGGTGCAGGGCGGTGCCGGGCGCCGGCCCGGCCCCGCCGGAGGTGAGTTCGCGTGCGCGCTGCTGGCCGATCCCGTCGGTGACCGTGTAGTCGACCTCGAACGCGAGATCGTCCTCGGGCGGCGGTGCGATCAGGGTGACACCGAACAGGTCTGGCCGCTCGCCGACCGGCGAGAGCAGATCCAGGATGAAGGGGCCGTTCGCCGCGGTGGAATAGGGCACGGCGAACTCCTCGGTGGACCGGCGCAGCGCCTCCGCGCTGAACTCGGCGGTGGCCGCCGCCTCGGACTCCGTCTCGCCGGGGAAGCCGGTCATGCAGAACAGATGCACGGGTACGCGGTTGCGCAGCAGAGCCTCCATGGAGGGCTCGATGTCCGCCTGTTTGACCCCCTTGCGCATGAGGTCGAGCACCCGCTGGTTGTACGACTCCAGTCCCAGGTCGAGCCGACGGCATCCGGAGGCCCGCAACAGACCGGCCAGTTCGTCGTCGAGGCCGCGGCTGAAGCGCGTCTCCCCGTACCAGAAGAGTTGGTTCTCGTTCTGGACCAGGGATTTCGCCACCCCGCGCAAGGAGGTGAGGGTGAGGATCTCGTCGACGAACATGAAGGTGTCCCCACCGTGCCGCCGCGACAGCTCCGCCATGTCGCGGACCACGTCGTCGGGCCGGCGGATCCGGAACTTGTTGCTGGCGAACGGGATCGAACAGAACGCGCAGTCCCAGGCGCAGCTGCGCGACGCCTGTAGCGGCAGCACCGGTCCCGGCGCGAAGTAGCGGTCCAGCGGCAGCCCGGTGAAGTCGGGCGTGGGCAGTGCGGAGATGTCCACCATCTCCGGTCCGGTGCGGAGCAGGCCGCCGCGCCCGTCCGCCTGGAGCAGCCCGGGGACGGGCCGATCGTCGGCGCCGGTGATCCGGTCACAGAGGGCGGGCAGGGCGTCCTCGCCCTCGTAGGAGATGAACGAATCCACGTACGCGAAGAACGGGTGCTCCTGCTTCCACCGGCCGACCATCCGGGTCGTGAAGTTGCCACCCATCACGACGTGCACGTCAGGACGCCGGCGCTTCACCTCACGGGCGACCGTGACGGCCGCGATCAGCTGGGTGTCGGCCGAGACGGAGATCCCGACGACCGCGAGCTCCGGGTCGTCGAGACCTCGCAACGGGCGGCGCGCCAACGTCCAGGCATAGACGCTGCGGTCGGCGTCGGCCGCGGCGGTCAGGACGTCCGAGGTCCGCCGTGGCGAGAACATCGAGAAATTGCCGCGCAGGTCGAAGGTGAGACCGGGGAAGCCGGCCGAGACACAGGCGAGAGCGTTGCGGACCACCGTGGCCGCTTCCGTGAAGCCGACCGGGTCGGTGGCGACGTCCGGCCGCATCAACCGGGTACGCGCCTCGTCGATCGCCCGAATGGTGGCGGGAAAGGCAGCGAGGATCTGCTCGTGCGCCTCTCGGGCATCGCCGTGCAGATGCCCGGCACGGCGCTCGGCGAGGTGATGAAGGTCGGTGAGGCCTTCCGCGGAGACCAGCCAGTCGGTCTGCTCGATGCTCAGATCCACCGACGTCACGTTCCATCCGTGCCGGCGCATCACCGCGGCGAGCAGCGGCACCGCCAGATGGGGCGCGTACACATTCCAGATCGGTGGGTTGACGAGCATGATGTGTGGCTTGGGCATCGGCACTTCCAGGCACGGGGAATCGCGGCAGAACGGCTTACGGATTCAGGCGACGGCCAAATGGCCCGATCGGTGTGGTGCCGGGAAGGTCAGCCCTGCGGCGGGGTCGGCAGCAGCGCGTACTTGGAGTTGATCCGGTTCGGAGCGATGGGCTCCACCTGGAGGTCCTCATCGACGGAGACGAGCTTGAGCAGCTCGTCGAGCTCGGAGTCCTCGGTGCCGTTGTAAGCGATGGCGTCGTGCATCGGTGAATCCTTTCGGTTGTAGCAGCAGGCTTCGTGAGCAGCGCGAATTGCAGGATGCGCTTCGTTCTGCCGCGATCCCCGTCGCCTGACGTGGTGGAAACCTATCACAGATGATCTATGTATCAGCTGTGAGAATGTCCGGATTCGTCGATGAGCCCGCCCTACCCGGTCATGGAATTTCAGCGGGGCAGGGTCACGGTGAACGTGGTGCCGCCGTTGGGTGCCGGCCGGGCGGTGATGGTGCCGTCGTGTGCGTCGACGATGGCTTTGGTGACGGCGAGGCCGAGGCCGGTGCCTTTGATCTTGCGGTCGGTCGCGGTGCTGGCGCGGAAGAAGCGGGTGAAGAGTTTGGGGTATTGGTCGGCGGGGATACCGATGCCGGTGTCGCTGATGCTGATCGTGATGGTGGTGTCGTCGGCGTGTGCGGTCACGGCGGCGGTGCCGCCGGCGGGTGTGTATTTGATGGCGTTGGAGAGCAGATTGTCGACGACCTGCCGGAGCCGGGGGGCGTCGCCGGGTACCACCGGCAGGGGGCCGATGTCGGTGGTGAGGGCGACCGATTGGGTTTCGGCCTGGGGTCGGTGGTCGTCCACGGCTTGGCGCAGCAGCCGGTCCAGGCGCAGTGGTTTGAGGTCGATGGTGGTTCGCCCACTGTCGAAGCGGGCGAGGTCCAGCAGGTCTTCGACGAGGTGGTTGAGGTGGTCGCTGGTACGCGCGATGACGGCGAGTTCGGGTTGGTCGGCCAGGCCGGGTTCCTCGCGCAGTGCCTCGGTGTAGGCGGCGATGATGGCGATCGGGTTGCGCAGCTCGTGGCTGACGACGGCGACCAGCTCGTCTTTCATCCGGTCGAGTTCTTGCAGGCGGCGTACCTGGTGCTGTTCCTGGGCGAGTAGCCGTTCCCGTTGGTCGGCGAGTTCCCGGCGTTCGGTGATGTTCGTGGCGACCCCGTCGATGTAGAGGTGGCCGTTCGCGCGGCGGGGGACGGCGCGCATCCACACCCAGCGGGTGACGCCGTCGAAGCCGACCATCCGGCATTCGCATTCGGCCGGCTCGCCCGTCGCCGTCTGCTCGTGGTATCGCTGGAATATCTCCCGGTCGTCCGGATGCACGAGCCCTGTGATGGTGGTTGCCATATCCGCGTCGGTGGGCAGCGTGCCGCCGAAGATGCCTTTTCCGCCGACGCTGGAGTAGTGCGAGCGGACCTCGCCGGACGGGGTGATCTCGACGGTCCAGAAGGAGTCGTTGACCTGCTCGATGACCCGGTTGAAGTCGCGGCGGGCGGCGGCCAGCGCGAGGGTGAGGTCCTCGGCGCGGCGTCGTTCCACGAAACGGCCGACCTGTCCGGCGATGTCGCGCAACACGGCGAGGATCTCGTCGTCGCGATCGATCTCGGTATCGGTGAAGAACACGAGCGCGCCGGCCACTTCGTGACCGCGGTGCACCGGTACACCGATCCCCGTCCGCAGCCCGGCCCGGTACCCGGCCCGCACCCGGCCCCGGTGGGGGAAGGCGAGGTCGCGGATCAGGTCGGTGCTCCAGATCTCGATGCCGCGTTCCCAGACGGAACCGGCCAAGGCGTGGCCGCGGGTGACGGCCCGCGTACCTTCGTCGCGGAAGGCCGTCAGGTCGGTGCCGGGCCGGCTCCAGCAACTGTTCCGGACGATCAGGTTCCGTTCCTCGTCGACCTCCCAGTATTCGGCGCAGGCCCATTGCAACTCCGCGGCGACAGCCGCGGCGGCCGCGGCCGCCGCCTCCTGCGCTGAGGTGGCTTCGGAGAGCGCGCTCGCCACGGCGTACCGGCAACGGCGCAGCAGTTCGGCGCGGCGGGTCTCAGTGACCTCGTGCATCGCCTCCACGGCGCCGAGGTGCCGCCCGTCCGCGGTTTCCACCGGCCGGGAGTTGCTGAGGAAGTAGCGTGGTGGCCGGCCCGGGACGACGATCGCCTTCTCCTGGCGCCGCACGATCTCACCCCGGTGGGCGCGGGCCAGCCCGACATCCTCCGGCCGCATCGGGGTATGCCCGTCCGGCTCGAACAGATGGTAGGTCCGCGGCCACGACTCCGGCCCGAGCGGCCGCATCTCCTGGCCGTGGATCTCCTGCATGGCCGGGTTGAACAGGGTCAGGACGCCCCGGCTGTCGCAGGCCGCCACCCCGACGTCCAGGCTGTTCAGCACCGCCTGGAGGAAGGCCCGTTCGCTCTCCAGCTCGGTGCGCGCCACGGTCCGCTCGGTGATGTCGTGCATGAACATGCTGAACACCGGCCGGCCGTGGTCGTCGTTCATGTACAGGGATATCTCGACCGGGATCTCCCGGCCCCGCTTGTCCAGCAAGGCCAGTTCCAGCCACCGCCCGGCCAGCTCGGAGGCTCCGGTACGCCGGGCCTCGGCCAGCCGCTGTTCGTGCCGGTCCCGGTTTCTCGGCGGCACGAGCAGGTCGGTGGTGCGCTTCCCCAGGACTTCGGCGGCGGACCAGCCGAACAGTTGCTCGGAGGACCTGTTCCACCCGATGATCCGCCCGTCGGCATCCATCGACAGGTAGGCCTCGATCGCGCCGTCCAGCATGCTCTGCAGCTGTCCCGCGGACTGCCGTGCGGCATCGTACGCGGTGAACAGCGCGATCTCCGACTCGGCGGTCTCGGCCAGATCGAGCAGGTTCTGCAGGTCGTCGTCGGTCCACTGCCGCGGCACGACATCGGCCACGAAGAACACACCGGGCGGCTCCCCGTCCGGCCCTCGCAGCGGATACCCGGCGTAGGCGACGGTCTCGTGTCTCCGGACCGCCGGGTCCTGGCTCAGCCGCGGGTCGGCGTCGCAGCGGACGACGATCAGCGGGTTGCCCTCGCCGGCCACGTACCGGTTGCACGGATGCGAGTCGTTCGGGTCCGTGCCGGGCCGGGACACTCCCGCGATCGGGGCGTGCAGCTGCCGCGCGGCCATCCGGGCCAGCCGGTCCAACCCCGGCGCCGGGTCCTGCGCGCGCACCCTCACCTTCAGGGGATCGGCGGGATCGCGCTCCTGCTGAGCGCGTGCGGCGCATCCGAAACATCAGACGATCCCGGGCGACGGTGAACGAAAGCGGGCCGCGGTGGGACAGACGAGAGGACAGCCCTACGAAAAGGAGTGAACGCCGTCATGCGCATCTCTTCGCATCTCCACCGGCTCGGCACAGCCGTGTTGCTCGGACTCGTCCTACTGTTGGCCGGCACCTCCGGCGCCGCGTCGGCGGCCGCCGGGCCGCCGTCCCTCGCGGCCCGCGCCGCCTGTGAGGGCGCGGTGGTCCACTCCGTCGACGCCGCGCAGCCCGGCACACTGCCGCCCCTGTGCATCGCGGTCGGCGGGGTCGTGCGTGTCGTCAACACCGGACCCGGGTCGCTGCTCGCGCGGCCCGCCACCATGGTCGACTGTTTCTACGCGGCGGGCACCCACCAGTGCCGCCTGATCCGCACCGGCACCGTGCGCCTCACGCTGGCCGGGGATGCCCGGGAGCTGCTCGTCCGGGTGCCCGCGGCGGTACCCGGACAGCCGTCGACGGCCTGCTCGCCGGCCGGCAGCGTGGTCGATCTCGACACCACCGAGGAGTTGCGCTGGTGGTCGCCGTGCCTGCGGATCGGCGCGACGCTGCGGGTGGTCAACCTCGGGCCCGGCCTGCTGACGGTCACCCCTGCCGACGCCGTGAACTGCCACTACGAGGCCGGCATCCACGCCTGCCAGTTCCGCCGGCCGGCCAGTGTCGTCCTCACCGCCGCGGTGGACGCGGCGACACGCTCCGTGACGGCCGTCGCGGTCCGTTAACCGTCTGGCGATCGGCGTCTATGGTCGAGCCGTGACGGGCGAAGTCGCACCATCATGACCGGACCACGGCAGATCGGCGGGTACCGGATCGAACGGTTGCTCGGCGCCGGGTCGTTCGCCACCGTGTGGCTCGGCCACGACCCGGCGCTGGACGCACACGTGGCGATCAAGGTGCTGGCCGAGAACTGGGCCCACGACCTGCGGGTCCGGGAACGCTTTCAGCAGGAGGCCCGGCTGCTCTGGCGGCTCGCCGACGAACGGGTGGTGCGGGTGTACGCCGTCGGCGAGTTGCCGGACGGCCGCCCGTACTCGGTCATGGAATTCGCCGAGGGCGGCAGCCTGCGCGACCGGCTCGAACAGGGTGAGCTGGCGCCCACCGTGGCCTTGCGGGTACTGCGGGAGATCGCCGCGGGCGTCGCGGTGCTGCACCGGCACCGGATCGTGCATCGCGATCTCACACCCGGCAACATCCTGTTCCGGACAGCGTCACCAGGACCGGAGCGGGTACTGATCGCCGACCTCGGCCTGGCGAAGGCGCTGGCCGCCGCATCGGGACTGACCGCGCGCGCCGGCACCCCCGGCTACATGGCTCCGGAACAGGACGACCCCCTGGCCGCGGTGGACACCAGTGCCGACGTCTACGGGCTGGGACGGCTCGGCACCCGGCTGCTGAGCGCGCGGCAGAGCACCGGGCGGCCACGGATGCCTCCGGGCGTACCCGCCGGGGTCGCGGCCCTCCTGCACCGGGCGACGGCGCGTAACCCCCGGGATCGACCTCCGGACGCCGCCGCATTCGCGGCGGCGCTCGACCGGGCCGCCGGGAACAGCGCTGGTGGCGCCTTCACGCCGTTCGGGCGCGCGGCGACCCTCATCGCGGCCGTCGTGGTCCTGGCCGGCGTCCCGTCCGAGGCCGCCCTCCCCGAGGGCACCCGCACGGCACGTGACGGTACGGGGCAGCTGACAGTGGCGTTGCCCGCCGGATGGCGTGCCGCGGGGTCCGGCTGGGCCGGTCGCCTCGACGGGGACGGCAGGCTGGAACCCGCTCTGGTGATCTCCCCGGATCCGGTGCGCTGGCGTACCGATCCGGGCGTGCCCGGCGCGTTCATCGGACTGTCCCGCAGCGCCGGGGCACGCACGACGGCGGCCGGTTTCGTCGCGGAGCATCCGCACGCACGCTGCGCCGCGGCACCGGTCCGGCACACCCGGCAGTCCGGCGCCGAATGGGTGGTGGCGCGCTTCACCTGCACCGGTCCCAAGCCGGTGATCATCGAGGCGGTCCGGCCGGACACCCGATCGACGGCCCTGGTGTACGTGCAGATCGCCCTCGAACCGGAGGCGAGCGACGAGGAGGTCGACGCGCTGCTCGGCGGCGTCGGCACGACCTAGCTAGCGGATCACCACCGTGATGTCGTAGGCCCTGTCACCCTGTGGGATCGTCACGACGACAGTGCCCTTACGCACGAAACGCACCTCGACGACGCCGGCCTCGTAGTGCTGCGCGACCAGTTCCGGCGAATCGGTGGTGACCTCGCCGGGCCCGATGTTCTCGATCCGCAGCACCGCACCGGCCGCCAGGCACATCGCGGGAACCAGAGCCAGCTCGTCCGCGGCCACGTCGATGGTGTGGACGACCGCGCCTTCACAGGACGGCGACGCCGGAGGCCGGGTGGGCGTCCGGCTCGGGCTCGGGGTGACGACCGGGGGGCGGCGCGACGGCGACGAAGTGGACGCGAGGGAGGGCCGGGGCGGCGACACACTCGGGGCTCCACTCGCCGGGTCGGCGGCCACCGACCGTACCGGTGCCGTTCTGGTGGCGGCCTCCGTCGGTAGCGGTGAGACCGGCGACTCGGCCGCGCATCCCGCCATGGCCAGCGACGCGGCGAGCACACCGGCGGTCAACCGGCCGCGCATCCGGATCCCCCGGGCGGCGCCAGCCGCAGCCGCAGCTGTGAACGGCCGTGGTGAATGCGGGATCGCACGGTGCCCTCCGGCACCGCGATCAGCGTGGCGATGTCGGCGTAGCTGAGGTCGAGCAGATCCCGCAGGACGACCGCCTCGGCAAGATCGGGTCTTAGCCGCTCCAGCGCGTCGAGCAGATCCAGGCGGGTCCCCGCCACCACGCTGGTCCTGCGCGGGTCGGGACGATCGGGCAGCGGCACTCCACCCGACTCGGCCAGGAAGCGGCCGCGCAGCCTCTGGTAGGTCGACCTCGCACGGTTGGCGGTCAGTCGGTAGAGCCAGGTACGGAACGACGAGCGGCCCTCGAAGCCGCCGATCGACCTGGTGAGCGCGAACAGCGCGTCCTGGCACGCGTCCTCGGCGTCTTCACGGTTTGGCAGGAACCGGGCACAGATCCGGAGCATGTCAGGTCGCAGCACGGTCAGCAGGGCATGCAGCGCGGTGGCGTCGCCGGCGGCGGCCGCGTTTGCCAGCTCTTCGATCTCGGCGGCTCGGCTGTCCACCAGCTCAGCCTAGACACGCCACACCAGGGGGCATCCTTATTGCAGTAAACCTATGGGCTCAATAGGATACGTCTGCGCTTCGCCTGCCTGGCGATCCACGACGCGGCTGGGAGAGATCATGACGGTCACCGATGAACTGCTGGTCAACGCCGGACGCTATGCCGCGGCGTTCGACCGGGGCGAGCTGCCCCTGCCACCGGCCCGGAAGGTCGCGGTGGTCGCCTGCATGGATGCGCGCCTGAATCCGTACGGGCTGCTCGGCCTCACCGAAGGCGACGCGCACGTGATCCGCAACGCCGGCGGGGCGGTCACCGGCGACGTGCTGCGGAGCCTGGCCATCAGCCAGCGGCTGCTCGGCACCACGGAGATCATCCTCATCCACCACACCGACTGCGGCATGCTGACGTTCACCGACGACGGGTTCAAGGCCGCCGTCGAACGCGAGACCGGGCTGCGGCCGCCGTGGGCGGCCGAGGCCTTCACCGACCTCGACGACGACGTCCGCCAGTCGGTCCGGCGCATCCAGGCCGACCCGTTCGTGCCGGTCAAGGAGTCGGTCCGCGGCTTCGTGTACGACGTGACCACCGGCACGCTGCGCGAGGTCCGGTGACCGTCACTGAAGTCGGCACGATGCGCGCGATCCAGGTCAGCCGCTTCGGCGGCCCGGAAGCACTGAAACTCGCCGAGCTGCCCGATCCGGTCCCCGGTCCCGGGCAACTGCTGATCCAGGTGACCGGGGCCGGGGTCAACTTCGCCGACACGAGCCGGGTCGCCGGGTCCTACCAGCCCGCCCCCGCGCTGCCGTTCGTGCCCGGCACCGAGGTCGTCGGCACCACCGCCGACGGCCGCCGTGTGCTCGCGCTGAACTTCGCCGGCGGCGGATACGCCGAACGGGCCGTCGTCGACGCGGCCACCACCGTCGAGGTGCCCGCCCAGGTCGGCGACGCCACCGCGCTCGCCCTGCTGGTGCAGGGCCTGACCGCCTGGCATGTGCTGCGCGGCAGCGCCCGGCTGCGCGACGGTGAGACCGTGGTGATCGGTGCCGCGGCCGGCGGCGTCGGCTCGCTCGCGGTACGCCTGGCCCGGCACTTCGGCGCCGGCCTGGTCATCGCCGCCGCCTCGACACCGGAGAAGCGGGAGAAGGCGCTACGGCTGGGCGCGGACGTGGCACTGGACAGCGCGCCCGACGGCTTCGCCGAACGCGTCCGCGACGCCACCGGTGGACGGGGCGCCGACGTCGTACTCGAATCGACCGGCGGCGCCGCGTTCACCGCCGGCCTGGACGCGCTCGCGCCGTTCGGCAGGCTGGTCACCTTCGGCAACGCTTCACGGCAAGGACGGCCGCCGGTCGACCCGGGCGAGCTGTCCGACCGCAACCTGGCGGTGGCCGGATTCTGGCTGCGCCCCGTCGTCACCCTGCCGGGCCACTTCCGGGAACCGCTGACCGAACTGTTCGCGCTCGCCGTGGACGGCCGGCTCACCCTGCCGCCCGGCCCGGCCTACCCGCTGGACGAGGCCCACCGCGCCCACCGGGACCTGATCGGCCGCCGTACCACCGGCAAGGTGATCCTGCGCCCCTAGGGGTTCACCGGGTCCTCCTCGCATCCTCCTCGTTCCAGACGGAGACGATGCCTTCCCCGTGCCTTTCAACGGCCAGGGCACGCGCCTCATCGAGCGAGCTCGCGAGCACTCGAAAGTGGATCTTCGGTTGACCTTGGATCTTCACCGTCCCGACGTATTCCCGCACGAGCGCACTCTCCTTCTCGTGGTTGGGAAGCGAGTACAGCAGTGAGTCCCGCCAGGCGCCGTTGGTGAAGACGTGGTTTCGGATGCGGCCGTCCGGGGTGAAACCGAGGCGGGCGAGGAGCCGCTGCGAGATGTGGTTGTCGGGGCCACAGGCGGCTCGGACGCGGTGCAGCCGGAGGGTCTTGAAGCCGAAGTCGATCATGAGGGTGGCGGCTTCGGTGGCGTAGCCCTTGCGCCAGTCCGCACGGCGGATGGCGTAGCCGATGTCACCGCTGCGGTCCCGGCCCGGCCCGATGCGGCCGAAACCGACGAGAGTGTCGCTGCTGTCGGCGATGGCCAGGTAGTAGTCGGGCCGTGGAGTGGCCTGCGCCCGGGCGATGTCCCGGGCGAG includes these proteins:
- a CDS encoding MFS transporter, with product MTVVPGLRGWRLPAVLVALLISTVGDEIATVALALRGATATQTTVVVSAQFVASLLPGILFASWIGRLAERYRSDGLLAAALAGEAVIAVAASGADRSYLLIGATVLLGALGAIAQTCVMVLVPRLFPGPALVRANSILESTRNAGYVAGPLLAGGLVALGGTRLALLADAATFVIALAAMPLITASLAPPEPAPPESPAEDRPAGALRDGLSWLWRNGTPRITLSVVFVTIATTSVGNVMLPFFTQRFDREGAAYGVLLACWSVGLVIGPMLLMRLARTGRMAVLAVGSATTIGAAYLVTGLVPVLLALLVFNVIGGMANAMQNVSLRTAVMADCPDHKRGRVGAAYGATLQTAVATGFASAALFPADWARGVLLVGGAIAVLAGSIGLLLLSRRPADAPVAEPAEVAAE
- a CDS encoding B12-binding domain-containing radical SAM protein; the protein is MPKPHIMLVNPPIWNVYAPHLAVPLLAAVMRRHGWNVTSVDLSIEQTDWLVSAEGLTDLHHLAERRAGHLHGDAREAHEQILAAFPATIRAIDEARTRLMRPDVATDPVGFTEAATVVRNALACVSAGFPGLTFDLRGNFSMFSPRRTSDVLTAAADADRSVYAWTLARRPLRGLDDPELAVVGISVSADTQLIAAVTVAREVKRRRPDVHVVMGGNFTTRMVGRWKQEHPFFAYVDSFISYEGEDALPALCDRITGADDRPVPGLLQADGRGGLLRTGPEMVDISALPTPDFTGLPLDRYFAPGPVLPLQASRSCAWDCAFCSIPFASNKFRIRRPDDVVRDMAELSRRHGGDTFMFVDEILTLTSLRGVAKSLVQNENQLFWYGETRFSRGLDDELAGLLRASGCRRLDLGLESYNQRVLDLMRKGVKQADIEPSMEALLRNRVPVHLFCMTGFPGETESEAAATAEFSAEALRRSTEEFAVPYSTAANGPFILDLLSPVGERPDLFGVTLIAPPPEDDLAFEVDYTVTDGIGQQRARELTSGGAGPAPGTALHRATWIGDAEEWSFLWAAREAPMPERTLPLPRPRTWSLTPDTLVTPATGIGVRPGDGATVHVYAPAADAVLTLPALWAQHLRAPVTVAELTADPGLVPVLPALLRLLDCGVLTTSTCEPPVDGVRWYTSHPHTTTDVQPDGGCVLVSPERGRAARVGAAGRALWMLARNGATEAELGRRTRLPGARLETVLHELVAHHVLIPAVLAPALAGVPAAT
- a CDS encoding PAS domain S-box protein; this encodes MRAQDPAPGLDRLARMAARQLHAPIAGVSRPGTDPNDSHPCNRYVAGEGNPLIVVRCDADPRLSQDPAVRRHETVAYAGYPLRGPDGEPPGVFFVADVVPRQWTDDDLQNLLDLAETAESEIALFTAYDAARQSAGQLQSMLDGAIEAYLSMDADGRIIGWNRSSEQLFGWSAAEVLGKRTTDLLVPPRNRDRHEQRLAEARRTGASELAGRWLELALLDKRGREIPVEISLYMNDDHGRPVFSMFMHDITERTVARTELESERAFLQAVLNSLDVGVAACDSRGVLTLFNPAMQEIHGQEMRPLGPESWPRTYHLFEPDGHTPMRPEDVGLARAHRGEIVRRQEKAIVVPGRPPRYFLSNSRPVETADGRHLGAVEAMHEVTETRRAELLRRCRYAVASALSEATSAQEAAAAAAAAVAAELQWACAEYWEVDEERNLIVRNSCWSRPGTDLTAFRDEGTRAVTRGHALAGSVWERGIEIWSTDLIRDLAFPHRGRVRAGYRAGLRTGIGVPVHRGHEVAGALVFFTDTEIDRDDEILAVLRDIAGQVGRFVERRRAEDLTLALAAARRDFNRVIEQVNDSFWTVEITPSGEVRSHYSSVGGKGIFGGTLPTDADMATTITGLVHPDDREIFQRYHEQTATGEPAECECRMVGFDGVTRWVWMRAVPRRANGHLYIDGVATNITERRELADQRERLLAQEQHQVRRLQELDRMKDELVAVVSHELRNPIAIIAAYTEALREEPGLADQPELAVIARTSDHLNHLVEDLLDLARFDSGRTTIDLKPLRLDRLLRQAVDDHRPQAETQSVALTTDIGPLPVVPGDAPRLRQVVDNLLSNAIKYTPAGGTAAVTAHADDTTITISISDTGIGIPADQYPKLFTRFFRASTATDRKIKGTGLGLAVTKAIVDAHDGTITARPAPNGGTTFTVTLPR
- a CDS encoding serine/threonine-protein kinase, which codes for MTGPRQIGGYRIERLLGAGSFATVWLGHDPALDAHVAIKVLAENWAHDLRVRERFQQEARLLWRLADERVVRVYAVGELPDGRPYSVMEFAEGGSLRDRLEQGELAPTVALRVLREIAAGVAVLHRHRIVHRDLTPGNILFRTASPGPERVLIADLGLAKALAAASGLTARAGTPGYMAPEQDDPLAAVDTSADVYGLGRLGTRLLSARQSTGRPRMPPGVPAGVAALLHRATARNPRDRPPDAAAFAAALDRAAGNSAGGAFTPFGRAATLIAAVVVLAGVPSEAALPEGTRTARDGTGQLTVALPAGWRAAGSGWAGRLDGDGRLEPALVISPDPVRWRTDPGVPGAFIGLSRSAGARTTAAGFVAEHPHARCAAAPVRHTRQSGAEWVVARFTCTGPKPVIIEAVRPDTRSTALVYVQIALEPEASDEEVDALLGGVGTT
- a CDS encoding superantigen-like protein SSL4; amino-acid sequence: MRGRLTAGVLAASLAMAGCAAESPVSPLPTEAATRTAPVRSVAADPASGAPSVSPPRPSLASTSSPSRRPPVVTPSPSRTPTRPPASPSCEGAVVHTIDVAADELALVPAMCLAAGAVLRIENIGPGEVTTDSPELVAQHYEAGVVEVRFVRKGTVVVTIPQGDRAYDITVVIR
- a CDS encoding RNA polymerase sigma factor → MDSRAAEIEELANAAAAGDATALHALLTVLRPDMLRICARFLPNREDAEDACQDALFALTRSIGGFEGRSSFRTWLYRLTANRARSTYQRLRGRFLAESGGVPLPDRPDPRRTSVVAGTRLDLLDALERLRPDLAEAVVLRDLLDLSYADIATLIAVPEGTVRSRIHHGRSQLRLRLAPPGGSGCAAG